A window from Brucella sp. BE17 encodes these proteins:
- the ftsA gene encoding cell division protein FtsA, giving the protein MSILGGSGSSQGGTAGRKVRLLTVLDVGSSKVSCVIARLRPHEGGALLPGRTHRMEVLGIGHQRSRGVKSGVIIDLDAAEQSIRLAVDAAERMAGLTVDSLIVNISAGRLRSETFTASVNLGGHEVEQTDIRRVLGAGAKQALAAERHLVHSLPIGYTLDGERGIRDPQGMLGDSLGVDMHVLTADSAPLRNLELCINRCHLSVEAIVATPYASGLAALVGDEAEMGAACIDMGGGTTTISVFSEGKFIHADAVAIGGNHVTMDVARGFSTRMEDAERMKVMYGSALPSAADDRDLISVSPIGDDERDVPNQYPRSVLTRIIRARVEETLELVRDRLNQSGLGHIVGKRVVLTGGASQLPGMPEAARRILARNVRIGRPLGIAGLPEAAKGAAFAATVGLLIYPQVAGIEERSVRAASSGLMTGTGGRIQRVGQWLRESF; this is encoded by the coding sequence ATGAGTATTCTGGGCGGAAGTGGATCATCTCAAGGCGGAACGGCAGGGCGCAAGGTGCGCCTGTTGACGGTTCTGGACGTTGGCTCGAGCAAGGTTTCCTGCGTGATTGCGCGGTTGCGTCCGCATGAGGGTGGCGCACTGCTTCCCGGTCGCACGCATCGCATGGAAGTGCTGGGAATTGGTCATCAGCGTTCGCGTGGTGTCAAATCGGGCGTCATCATCGATCTCGATGCAGCCGAGCAGTCAATCCGTCTTGCAGTCGATGCAGCGGAGCGCATGGCCGGCCTCACGGTCGACAGCCTGATCGTCAATATTTCGGCTGGTCGTCTGCGCAGCGAAACCTTTACCGCGAGCGTGAACCTTGGTGGCCATGAGGTCGAGCAGACCGATATTCGCCGGGTTCTGGGTGCAGGTGCCAAGCAGGCGCTGGCCGCTGAACGCCATCTCGTTCATTCGCTGCCCATTGGCTACACGCTGGATGGTGAGCGTGGCATTCGTGACCCGCAGGGCATGCTCGGCGACAGCCTTGGCGTTGATATGCATGTGCTGACCGCAGATAGCGCGCCGTTGCGTAATCTCGAACTCTGCATCAATCGCTGTCATCTTTCGGTGGAAGCAATCGTTGCCACCCCTTATGCAAGCGGCCTTGCGGCACTCGTCGGTGATGAAGCCGAAATGGGTGCTGCCTGTATCGATATGGGCGGCGGTACGACGACGATTTCCGTATTCTCCGAAGGTAAGTTCATTCATGCTGATGCGGTGGCCATTGGCGGCAATCACGTTACCATGGATGTGGCGCGTGGTTTCTCCACACGGATGGAAGACGCCGAACGCATGAAGGTCATGTACGGCTCGGCGCTGCCAAGTGCTGCCGACGACCGCGATCTGATTTCAGTGTCGCCGATTGGCGATGATGAGCGTGACGTGCCCAATCAATATCCGCGTTCGGTGCTGACGCGGATCATCCGGGCGCGCGTGGAAGAAACGCTTGAACTGGTACGCGACAGGCTCAACCAGTCAGGGCTTGGACATATTGTCGGTAAGCGTGTGGTGCTCACGGGTGGCGCAAGCCAGCTTCCAGGCATGCCGGAAGCGGCCAGACGCATATTGGCAAGAAATGTACGAATTGGGCGGCCGCTCGGTATAGCGGGCCTGCCTGAGGCGGCTAAGGGAGCAGCTTTTGCCGCAACGGTCGGACTTCTGATTTATCCGCAGGTTGCGGGCATTGAAGAGCGGTCGGTGAGAGCAGCTTCCTCCGGTCTGATGACCGGAACAGGAGGGCGTATTCAACGCGTTGGCCAATGGCTGAGAGAGAGTTTTTGA
- the lpxC gene encoding UDP-3-O-acyl-N-acetylglucosamine deacetylase yields MSTYQKTIGHPITLSGVGVHGGRPASVTFLPADADSGIIFQRSDLKGKADAIRAHVSQIGATDLCTSLGPKDAKIDTVEHLMAAISSLGIDNLIVEVDGPEMPIMDGTSARFLQAFDEAGLVSHSAKRRFMRVLKPVRVEAGTSWGEFIPYAGTRFEVEIDFDIPLIGRQKFAADMDSATFRNELSSARTFGFMKDVERLWAAGLALGSSLENSLVIGDDNAVVNPGGLRFPDEFVRHKALDAVGDVALAGLPFIGCFRSYRGGHRLNSETVKALLADETAFEIVEAF; encoded by the coding sequence GTGAGCACATATCAGAAAACCATTGGCCATCCGATAACCCTTTCCGGTGTTGGCGTTCACGGCGGTCGACCGGCATCGGTGACTTTCTTACCCGCTGACGCGGATAGCGGGATTATCTTCCAGCGCTCTGACCTCAAAGGAAAGGCGGATGCAATTCGCGCCCATGTCTCGCAAATTGGTGCGACGGATCTCTGCACGTCGTTGGGGCCAAAAGACGCTAAGATCGATACGGTCGAACATCTGATGGCGGCGATTTCATCCCTCGGCATTGATAATTTGATTGTCGAAGTCGATGGTCCGGAAATGCCGATCATGGACGGGACATCGGCCCGCTTTTTGCAGGCTTTCGACGAGGCCGGTCTGGTGAGCCACTCGGCAAAACGCCGTTTCATGCGTGTTTTGAAGCCGGTTCGGGTTGAAGCGGGCACCTCGTGGGGCGAATTTATCCCTTATGCGGGGACTCGCTTCGAGGTTGAGATCGATTTTGATATTCCACTCATCGGGCGGCAGAAATTTGCAGCCGATATGGATTCTGCGACGTTTCGCAACGAATTGTCGAGTGCACGCACCTTCGGCTTCATGAAGGATGTCGAGCGGCTTTGGGCCGCGGGTCTGGCACTGGGATCATCGCTCGAAAATTCCTTGGTGATCGGTGACGATAATGCGGTCGTAAACCCCGGCGGACTACGTTTCCCGGATGAGTTCGTGCGTCACAAGGCGCTGGACGCGGTGGGGGACGTGGCGCTCGCGGGGCTGCCTTTTATCGGCTGTTTCCGATCCTATCGCGGTGGTCATAGGCTGAATTCGGAAACTGTTAAGGCGCTTCTGGCCGACGAGACGGCATTCGAGATCGTTGAAGCATTCTAA
- a CDS encoding cell division protein FtsQ/DivIB — translation MFALNGKSGGYKRSGAMRDASGTMNAAFVLPRFLRKPFRFVVRLFEGGVTIPRHVGTIGMLSFFSATGLYGMVAGGHSQDVVKTMASTFGFAIEDVRVVGNHETSDIDILGQLGLDGETSLVGLSAETARESIAHLPWVENVEVRKVYPRTLQVSMQERQAFAIWQNGKELALIDADGDAIVPFRAGRYDALPLVVGHGAEKRVKGFVEEISNYPAVAGKVRAYIRVADRRWDLLLDNGVRIMLPENEPLKALAQVEKLEQKQHLLSRDILAVDLRLEDRVTVQLSGSGMEQRQKFLVERKKELARMGKRV, via the coding sequence TTGTTTGCGTTGAACGGCAAGTCTGGTGGATATAAGCGCTCGGGCGCGATGCGGGATGCATCGGGCACGATGAATGCTGCTTTTGTTCTGCCACGCTTCCTGCGCAAGCCGTTTCGCTTCGTTGTGCGCCTGTTTGAGGGTGGCGTCACCATCCCGCGCCATGTGGGCACTATCGGCATGTTGAGCTTTTTCAGCGCGACAGGTCTTTACGGTATGGTTGCCGGTGGTCATTCGCAGGACGTGGTAAAGACTATGGCCTCGACCTTTGGCTTTGCCATCGAGGATGTCCGTGTTGTTGGTAACCATGAAACATCCGATATTGATATTCTGGGGCAGCTTGGCCTTGATGGCGAAACCTCGCTCGTGGGGCTGAGTGCTGAAACGGCGCGTGAATCGATTGCGCATTTGCCGTGGGTTGAGAATGTTGAAGTGCGCAAGGTTTATCCGCGCACCTTGCAGGTTTCGATGCAGGAGCGTCAGGCTTTCGCTATCTGGCAAAATGGCAAGGAATTGGCGCTGATCGATGCCGATGGTGACGCAATCGTTCCTTTCCGTGCTGGTCGTTACGATGCTCTTCCGCTGGTTGTGGGGCATGGCGCTGAAAAGCGCGTCAAAGGATTTGTCGAGGAAATCTCAAATTATCCTGCGGTGGCGGGCAAGGTGCGTGCCTATATTCGCGTCGCCGACCGCCGCTGGGATTTGCTTCTGGATAATGGCGTGCGCATCATGCTGCCGGAGAACGAGCCTCTCAAGGCGCTGGCCCAGGTCGAGAAGCTGGAGCAAAAGCAGCATCTTCTTTCCCGTGATATTCTGGCGGTGGACCTCAGGCTGGAGGACCGGGTAACGGTTCAATTGTCTGGAAGCGGAATGGAGCAGCGCCAAAAGTTTTTGGTGGAGCGTAAAAAAGAGCTGGCCCGGATGGGAAAACGCGTATGA
- a CDS encoding D-alanine--D-alanine ligase has product MTGKHVAVLMGGFSSERPVSLSSGAACASTLEELGYRVSHIDVDRNVASVLADLKPDVAFNALHGPFGEDGAIQGILEYLQIPYTHSGVLASALAMDKDRAKKVAAASGVTVAQSRIMDRFAIGSAHPMEPPYVVKPVREGSSFGVVIVKEDQAHPPQIIGSAEWNYGAEVMVERYIAGRELTCAVIGDRAMDVCEIIPVGHQFYDFDSKYVAGASTHVCPAKILPNIYQKIQTMALMAHQAIGCRGVSRSDFRFDDRFSEEGEVVWLEVNTQPGMTPTSLVPDIANAAGISFGELLRWIVEDASCLR; this is encoded by the coding sequence ATGACGGGAAAGCACGTCGCCGTTTTGATGGGTGGGTTCTCCTCGGAGCGTCCCGTCAGCCTGTCGTCGGGTGCGGCCTGTGCTTCGACCCTGGAAGAGCTTGGCTATCGTGTTTCGCACATCGATGTTGATCGCAATGTCGCAAGTGTGCTTGCTGATTTGAAGCCTGATGTTGCCTTTAATGCGCTGCACGGTCCATTCGGTGAGGATGGTGCCATTCAGGGCATTCTCGAATATCTCCAAATCCCCTACACCCATTCCGGTGTTCTGGCGTCAGCCCTTGCCATGGATAAGGATCGTGCCAAGAAAGTGGCGGCAGCATCCGGTGTGACGGTGGCGCAATCGCGCATTATGGACCGTTTTGCGATTGGTTCCGCGCACCCGATGGAGCCTCCTTACGTGGTGAAGCCCGTGCGCGAGGGCTCAAGCTTCGGTGTGGTCATCGTCAAGGAAGATCAGGCGCATCCGCCGCAGATTATCGGTTCTGCGGAGTGGAATTACGGCGCTGAAGTCATGGTGGAGCGCTATATCGCCGGACGCGAATTGACCTGCGCGGTGATTGGTGATCGGGCCATGGATGTGTGTGAGATCATTCCGGTGGGGCATCAGTTCTACGATTTTGATTCAAAATATGTTGCAGGCGCATCAACTCACGTGTGTCCGGCAAAAATTTTACCAAATATTTACCAAAAAATACAAACAATGGCCCTTATGGCGCATCAGGCAATTGGGTGTCGGGGCGTAAGCCGTTCTGACTTCCGTTTCGATGATCGTTTTTCAGAGGAAGGTGAGGTCGTTTGGCTGGAAGTCAATACGCAGCCCGGCATGACGCCAACCTCTTTGGTGCCTGATATCGCCAATGCGGCGGGTATCTCTTTCGGTGAATTGTTGCGTTGGATTGTGGAGGATGCGTCTTGTTTGCGTTGA
- the murB gene encoding UDP-N-acetylmuramate dehydrogenase, producing the protein MQSGEALLKKLEGRLSGLRGKLMPDTGMDKITWFRTGGPAQVLFQPADEEDLSMFLKAVPEDIPILVVGIGSNLLVRDGGIPGFVVRLSAKGFGEVARVSDTQLRAGTATPDKRLAAAALDAGLAGFHFYHGIPGGLGGALRMNAGANGVETRERVVEVRALDRMGDIHVLSNAEMGYAYRHSSVAPDLIFTSALFEGVPGEPEDIKEAMDAVQHHRETVQPVREKTGGSTFKNPEGTSAWKEIDKAGCRGLRVGGAQMSEMHCNFMINTGDATGLDLETLGETVRLRVFENSGIRLNWEIKRLGLFREGEHVEAFLGKI; encoded by the coding sequence ATGCAAAGCGGCGAAGCGCTTCTCAAGAAGCTTGAAGGCAGGCTGTCTGGCCTGCGTGGCAAGCTGATGCCCGATACGGGCATGGACAAGATCACATGGTTTCGGACCGGCGGTCCGGCACAGGTTTTGTTCCAGCCTGCTGATGAAGAAGACCTTTCGATGTTCCTCAAAGCTGTACCGGAGGACATTCCTATCCTCGTGGTTGGCATTGGCTCCAATCTTCTGGTGCGCGACGGCGGTATTCCAGGGTTTGTGGTGCGCTTGTCGGCCAAAGGCTTTGGCGAGGTGGCGCGTGTGTCAGATACGCAATTGCGTGCTGGCACCGCAACGCCCGACAAGCGTCTGGCTGCAGCAGCCCTTGATGCGGGCCTTGCGGGCTTTCATTTCTATCATGGCATTCCTGGTGGTCTTGGCGGCGCTTTGCGTATGAATGCAGGCGCCAATGGCGTTGAAACGCGCGAGCGTGTGGTTGAGGTGCGCGCGCTCGATCGCATGGGCGATATCCATGTCCTTTCCAATGCCGAGATGGGCTATGCCTATCGTCATTCATCGGTCGCACCTGATCTGATTTTTACATCCGCCCTTTTTGAAGGCGTGCCCGGTGAACCAGAGGACATCAAAGAGGCGATGGACGCGGTGCAGCACCATCGTGAAACCGTGCAACCGGTGCGCGAGAAGACTGGCGGATCGACTTTCAAGAACCCGGAAGGCACCTCCGCCTGGAAAGAAATCGACAAGGCCGGTTGCCGCGGTTTGCGCGTTGGTGGTGCGCAGATGTCGGAAATGCACTGCAACTTCATGATCAATACGGGTGACGCAACCGGCCTCGATCTGGAGACGTTGGGTGAAACGGTCCGGTTGAGAGTTTTCGAGAATTCAGGGATTCGGCTCAATTGGGAGATAAAACGTCTCGGTTTGTTCCGCGAGGGCGAGCATGTCGAAGCGTTTCTTGGAAAAATCTGA
- the murC gene encoding UDP-N-acetylmuramate--L-alanine ligase → MKMPLNIGLVHFVGIGGIGMSGIAEVLHNLGYKVQGSDQSDSANVQRLREKGIEVFVGHKAENLGEAEVLVVSTAIKKNNPELVAAREKLLPIVRRAEMLAELMRFRRAVAIGGTHGKTTTTSMVAALLDAGHLDPTVINGGIINAYGTNARMGDGDWMVVEADESDGTFLKLPADIAVITNIDPEHLDHYGSFDNVRGAFRQFVENVPFYGFGVMCLDHPEVQALVSRIEDRRIITYGQNPQADVRFVNQRMEGATNLFDVLIRSRKDETIEIKDLRLPMPGLHNVSNATAAIAVAHELGMSADDIRRGLGSFGGVKRRFTHTGSWNNVEIFDDYGHHPVEIRAVLKAGREATKGRVIAIAQPHRYSRLHDLFDEFAACFNDADTIIVTPVYTAGEEPIEGVNSEELVSRIKTAGHRDARYVSAPEQIAPLVASIAEPGDFVICLGAGNITQWAYALPNELAEQGKK, encoded by the coding sequence ATGAAAATGCCGCTGAACATCGGGCTCGTCCATTTCGTGGGCATTGGCGGCATCGGCATGAGCGGCATTGCGGAAGTGCTGCACAATCTTGGCTATAAGGTGCAAGGGTCGGATCAGTCGGACAGCGCCAATGTGCAACGCCTGCGTGAGAAGGGCATCGAGGTTTTCGTCGGACATAAGGCAGAGAACCTCGGCGAGGCGGAAGTGCTTGTCGTCTCGACGGCCATCAAGAAAAACAATCCTGAACTGGTCGCAGCACGTGAAAAACTTCTACCCATCGTGCGCCGTGCCGAGATGCTGGCCGAGTTGATGCGTTTCCGCCGTGCGGTCGCTATTGGCGGCACCCATGGCAAGACGACGACGACCTCCATGGTCGCAGCCCTTCTTGATGCAGGTCATCTTGATCCGACCGTGATCAATGGCGGTATCATCAATGCCTATGGCACCAATGCCCGCATGGGCGATGGCGACTGGATGGTGGTGGAAGCCGATGAGAGCGACGGCACGTTTTTGAAGCTTCCTGCCGATATTGCGGTCATCACCAATATCGACCCTGAGCATCTCGATCATTACGGCAGTTTCGACAATGTGCGCGGTGCTTTCCGGCAATTCGTCGAAAATGTACCATTTTATGGTTTCGGCGTCATGTGCCTCGATCACCCGGAAGTGCAGGCGCTGGTTAGCCGTATCGAGGATCGCCGTATCATAACGTATGGGCAGAACCCGCAGGCCGATGTGCGCTTTGTCAATCAGCGCATGGAAGGGGCTACCAATCTGTTCGATGTGCTGATCCGTTCGCGCAAGGACGAGACGATTGAGATTAAGGATCTGCGACTGCCTATGCCGGGCTTGCACAACGTCTCCAATGCGACGGCTGCGATTGCCGTCGCGCATGAGCTGGGCATGTCCGCTGACGATATTCGCAGAGGCCTTGGTTCGTTTGGCGGCGTGAAGCGGCGCTTTACCCACACAGGCTCGTGGAACAATGTGGAGATTTTTGACGATTACGGTCACCATCCCGTTGAAATTCGCGCCGTGCTCAAAGCGGGGCGTGAAGCGACCAAGGGCCGTGTAATCGCCATTGCCCAGCCGCACCGTTATTCGCGTTTACACGACCTGTTTGACGAGTTTGCCGCCTGCTTTAACGATGCTGACACGATCATCGTCACGCCGGTCTATACGGCAGGCGAGGAACCGATCGAGGGCGTGAATTCGGAAGAACTGGTTTCCCGTATAAAGACTGCCGGACATCGCGATGCACGCTATGTGAGTGCGCCGGAACAGATTGCGCCGCTGGTTGCATCCATTGCCGAACCCGGTGATTTTGTCATCTGCCTTGGTGCTGGGAATATTACGCAATGGGCCTATGCCTTGCCAAATGAACTGGCTGAACAGGGTAAGAAGTAA
- the murG gene encoding undecaprenyldiphospho-muramoylpentapeptide beta-N-acetylglucosaminyltransferase, protein MSKETIVLAAGGTGGHLFPAEALAHELKARGYDVHLATDARAQRFAGAFDQAHVHVIRSATVTGKNPIALLKTFRALWQGNLDSRKLFRRLKPKLVVGFGGYPTLPPLYAASRMNIPTMVHEQNAVMGRANKGLAARVKAIAGGFLPETNSAFSSKIVTTGNPVRPPVLSAAETAYRPAKADERFHLLIFGGSQGAQFFSHSLPAAIALLPEKERARLLITQQARREDEASVREAYAKLGVPADVAPFFNDMPARIAEAHFVISRSGASTVSEITVIGRPAILVPFPHALDHDQAANALALKAAGGGEVVRQSELSPERLAALIQSAMNEPERLEAQAQAAKSVGKPNAAQLLADLAEAIAAGKSVQEFKRGNRP, encoded by the coding sequence ATGAGTAAAGAGACCATCGTTCTGGCCGCAGGCGGCACTGGCGGGCATCTATTCCCGGCGGAGGCTCTTGCCCACGAGTTGAAGGCACGTGGATATGATGTGCATCTGGCGACGGATGCACGTGCGCAACGCTTTGCCGGCGCCTTTGATCAAGCCCACGTCCATGTGATCCGTTCGGCAACGGTTACGGGTAAAAACCCTATTGCCCTTCTCAAAACGTTTCGGGCGCTATGGCAGGGAAATCTCGATTCGAGAAAACTTTTTCGCCGCTTGAAGCCCAAACTCGTCGTAGGGTTCGGCGGTTATCCGACGCTGCCGCCGCTTTATGCGGCAAGCCGTATGAATATTCCCACCATGGTACATGAGCAAAACGCCGTTATGGGCCGCGCCAACAAGGGATTGGCTGCTCGCGTGAAAGCCATTGCAGGCGGCTTCCTGCCTGAAACGAATAGTGCTTTTTCATCAAAAATCGTCACGACCGGCAACCCGGTGCGTCCGCCGGTCCTGAGCGCTGCCGAGACGGCCTACAGGCCCGCAAAAGCCGATGAGCGCTTTCATCTGCTGATTTTTGGCGGCAGTCAGGGCGCACAGTTCTTTTCGCATTCCTTGCCCGCCGCAATAGCGCTTTTGCCTGAAAAAGAACGCGCACGGTTGTTGATCACGCAGCAGGCACGCAGGGAAGATGAGGCATCCGTGCGTGAAGCCTATGCCAAACTTGGTGTTCCTGCAGATGTTGCTCCGTTCTTCAATGATATGCCCGCACGTATTGCTGAGGCGCATTTTGTCATTTCGCGTTCAGGCGCATCGACGGTTTCGGAAATCACGGTGATCGGGCGTCCGGCCATTCTGGTGCCGTTTCCGCATGCGCTCGACCACGATCAGGCGGCCAATGCGCTAGCACTTAAAGCTGCTGGCGGCGGCGAAGTGGTGCGGCAGTCGGAACTTTCGCCAGAGCGTCTTGCAGCACTTATCCAATCGGCCATGAACGAGCCGGAACGGCTAGAAGCGCAGGCGCAGGCTGCCAAAAGCGTGGGCAAACCGAATGCGGCACAGTTGCTTGCCGATCTCGCAGAGGCTATTGCAGCAGGCAAATCAGTTCAGGAATTCAAGAGAGGAAACCGGCCATGA
- a CDS encoding outer membrane protein assembly factor BamD: protein MTSFKFTGMTKTALLTSALAVLIPLAGCASKNDDIDLTKYVDTIEPADKLYNEGLANLDAGRLAEAAKKFAAVDRQHPYTEWARKSLVMAAFTNYRQGKYEEAISMAKRYNTLYPTSPESAYAYYIIGLSYFRQIPDVTRDQAASRRAIAAMQEVVDRFPGSEYTEDAKAKIRFARDQLAGKEMQVGRYYLERKEYLAAIKRFRGVVEDYSNTRQVEEALARLVEAYYALGLTAEAQMAASVLGKNFPDSQWYKDSYKLLQSGGLEPRENGGSWLSKASSLITGGSS from the coding sequence ATGACGAGTTTCAAATTTACGGGTATGACGAAAACCGCGCTGTTAACGAGCGCTCTTGCCGTTCTTATCCCGCTCGCCGGTTGTGCCAGTAAGAACGACGATATCGACCTGACCAAATATGTCGATACGATCGAGCCGGCCGACAAGCTCTATAATGAAGGCCTTGCCAATCTTGATGCGGGTCGCCTTGCAGAGGCTGCAAAAAAGTTCGCTGCCGTTGACCGCCAGCATCCCTATACGGAATGGGCGCGCAAGTCGCTTGTGATGGCCGCCTTCACCAATTACCGTCAGGGCAAGTACGAAGAAGCGATCAGCATGGCCAAGCGTTATAATACGCTTTATCCGACCTCGCCTGAATCTGCCTATGCTTATTACATCATTGGCCTTTCCTATTTCCGACAGATCCCGGACGTAACGCGTGATCAGGCGGCAAGCCGCCGCGCTATCGCCGCTATGCAGGAAGTCGTCGATCGTTTCCCCGGTTCTGAATATACCGAGGATGCCAAGGCAAAAATCCGATTTGCCCGCGATCAGCTTGCCGGCAAGGAAATGCAGGTCGGACGCTACTATCTCGAGCGCAAGGAATATCTGGCCGCTATCAAGCGCTTCCGTGGCGTCGTCGAGGATTATTCTAACACCCGTCAGGTTGAGGAAGCGCTGGCGCGTCTGGTCGAAGCCTATTATGCGCTTGGCCTGACTGCAGAAGCGCAGATGGCTGCGTCTGTCCTTGGCAAGAATTTCCCGGATAGCCAATGGTACAAGGATTCCTACAAGCTGCTGCAAAGCGGTGGTCTTGAGCCGCGCGAGAATGGCGGTTCGTGGTTGTCCAAGGCCTCTTCGCTTATCACCGGCGGCAGCTCGTAA
- the ftsZ gene encoding cell division protein FtsZ, with translation MTINLQKPDITELKPRITVFGVGGGGGNAVNNMINAGLRGVDFVVANTDAQALTMSKSDRIIQLGAAVTEGLGAGSQPEVGRAAAEECIDEIVDHLNGTHMCFVTAGMGGGTGTGAAPVVARAARERGILTVGVVTKPFHFEGGRRMKTADMGIEDLQKNVDTLIVIPNQNLFRIANDKTTFADAFAMADQVLYSGVACITDLMVKEGLINLDFADVRSVMREMGKAMMGTGEASGEGRAMAAAEAAIANPLLDETSMRGAKGLLISITGGRDMTLFEVDEAATRIREEVDPEANIILGATFDEGLEGVIRVSVVATGIDKLQGDAAPAPLEFRQPVKPATQNKPMAPHGALRPPHMEQPRQAAPVVHAAPVSEAEAPAAPVASAQPDFRPQSRIFQAPAPEAFEQAPVARAPMQHAQPAQPQPYQQPPMQAEPARDPRPAPRMPAVSDFPPVAQAEIAARRAPQPPVQEERGPKGLLNRLMGGLARREEEQPAARLEPAQHREPSMRPAERRAPQQEGSIYAPRRGQLDDQGRPQPRAAASEEEQLEIPAFLRRQSN, from the coding sequence ATGACTATCAATCTGCAAAAGCCGGATATCACCGAGCTCAAGCCCCGGATCACCGTATTTGGTGTTGGCGGCGGTGGCGGCAATGCCGTCAACAATATGATCAATGCCGGTTTGCGCGGCGTGGATTTTGTCGTGGCAAACACCGACGCGCAGGCTTTGACCATGTCGAAGTCTGATCGCATCATTCAGCTTGGCGCTGCTGTCACCGAGGGTCTCGGTGCTGGATCGCAGCCGGAAGTCGGTCGTGCGGCTGCTGAAGAATGCATCGACGAAATCGTTGATCACCTCAACGGCACCCACATGTGCTTCGTCACCGCCGGTATGGGCGGCGGTACCGGCACAGGTGCTGCTCCCGTGGTTGCACGTGCTGCGCGTGAACGCGGTATCCTCACCGTCGGCGTTGTCACCAAGCCTTTCCATTTTGAAGGCGGTCGCCGCATGAAGACGGCGGATATGGGCATCGAGGATCTCCAGAAGAACGTCGATACGCTTATTGTCATTCCGAACCAGAACCTGTTCCGCATCGCCAACGACAAGACCACCTTTGCTGACGCTTTCGCAATGGCCGATCAGGTGCTCTATTCGGGCGTTGCCTGCATCACCGACCTGATGGTCAAGGAAGGCCTCATCAATCTCGACTTCGCCGACGTTCGTTCGGTGATGCGCGAAATGGGCAAGGCTATGATGGGTACGGGCGAAGCTTCGGGTGAAGGCCGTGCAATGGCCGCGGCAGAAGCTGCAATCGCCAATCCGCTGCTCGATGAAACCTCGATGCGCGGTGCCAAGGGCCTGTTGATCTCGATCACCGGTGGTCGCGACATGACCCTGTTCGAAGTTGACGAAGCTGCGACCCGCATCCGTGAAGAAGTCGATCCGGAAGCCAATATCATTCTTGGCGCGACGTTCGATGAAGGTCTTGAAGGTGTTATCCGTGTATCGGTCGTTGCCACCGGCATCGACAAGCTGCAAGGAGACGCGGCGCCTGCGCCGCTGGAATTTCGCCAGCCGGTAAAGCCCGCCACGCAGAATAAGCCGATGGCACCGCATGGTGCATTGCGTCCACCGCATATGGAGCAGCCGCGTCAGGCAGCCCCTGTCGTCCACGCGGCTCCAGTCTCTGAAGCTGAAGCCCCGGCCGCGCCGGTGGCGTCTGCTCAGCCGGATTTCCGTCCGCAGAGCCGCATTTTCCAGGCACCTGCTCCAGAAGCTTTCGAGCAGGCACCGGTTGCCCGTGCACCTATGCAGCACGCCCAGCCTGCCCAGCCGCAGCCGTATCAGCAGCCGCCGATGCAGGCAGAACCCGCCCGCGATCCGCGTCCGGCACCACGTATGCCTGCCGTTTCGGACTTCCCTCCGGTGGCACAGGCTGAGATTGCCGCTCGTCGTGCTCCACAGCCACCTGTTCAGGAAGAACGTGGACCGAAAGGTCTGCTTAATCGCCTGATGGGCGGTCTGGCGCGGCGTGAAGAAGAACAGCCGGCAGCGCGTCTCGAGCCTGCACAGCATCGCGAACCTTCCATGCGTCCGGCAGAGCGTCGCGCCCCGCAGCAGGAAGGCTCGATCTATGCACCGCGTCGCGGACAGCTTGACGATCAGGGTCGTCCTCAGCCTCGCGCAGCGGCATCGGAAGAAGAACAGCTCGAAATCCCGGCCTTCCTGCGCCGCCAGTCGAACTGA